Proteins encoded by one window of Streptomyces sp. LX-29:
- a CDS encoding TetR/AcrR family transcriptional regulator, which produces MDSRSARKHQEILDAATTVFLNKGYSGTSMDDIAKLAAVSKQTVYKHFADKEKLFAEIVLATTDRIDAMVDLVADIPAEADALDENLTRLARQFLATLTQPEVIQLRRLIIANADAFPELGATWYEQGFERVLATLAATFQRLTDQGLLKADDPILAAHHFAGLLLWIPVNQAMFHGRAQHSEADLDRYAAGGIRTFLAAYAPEPTRTDGA; this is translated from the coding sequence ATGGACAGCCGGTCAGCGCGCAAGCATCAGGAGATCCTGGATGCCGCGACCACCGTGTTCCTGAACAAGGGGTACTCGGGGACGAGCATGGACGACATCGCGAAGCTGGCCGCGGTGTCCAAGCAGACCGTCTACAAGCACTTCGCAGACAAAGAGAAGTTGTTCGCCGAGATCGTTCTGGCCACCACCGACCGCATCGACGCCATGGTCGACCTGGTGGCCGACATCCCAGCCGAAGCCGATGCCCTGGACGAGAACCTGACCCGTCTCGCCCGCCAGTTCCTGGCAACCCTCACCCAGCCCGAGGTGATCCAGCTACGCCGCCTGATCATCGCCAACGCCGACGCCTTCCCCGAACTGGGCGCGACCTGGTACGAGCAGGGCTTCGAACGCGTCCTGGCCACCCTGGCGGCCACCTTCCAGCGCCTCACCGACCAAGGACTGCTCAAAGCCGACGATCCCATACTGGCAGCCCACCACTTCGCCGGACTGCTGCTGTGGATCCCGGTGAACCAGGCCATGTTCCACGGCCGCGCCCAGCACAGCGAGGCCGACCTCGACCGCTACGCCGCCGGCGGCATCCGCACCTTCCTCGCCGCCTACGCCCCTGAGCCGACCCGCACTGACGGTGCGTGA
- the dacB gene encoding D-alanyl-D-alanine carboxypeptidase/D-alanyl-D-alanine-endopeptidase yields the protein MEQKIYMQRESAAPVPASGGRHRKPKQMRVASRRARAAVVATPMAVAMFSGTSAFAADKGTTARPVNSAADKSAGSGSDGRMAANLNTRVNDPRLGTHLSGVVLDASSDKVVWGHDASTALMPASNTKLLTATAALSVLGPDHRFTTKVTYRDGTLTLVGGGDRLLTTADLTRLAQTSAAKLKSQGVGVVKVRVDDSLFPEPTPAKGWRGDYYPGEVAPVRALVVDGRSVLDTSVDAGKTFAKKLAAAGVVVNGDVTRGRAGASDVSVALHHSPKLSESVRKMLKLSDNNIAETLLRMTALGTGRPATFEGGTAAVRQVLKGYGVPLTNVKLYDGSGLSRSDRIPAATLAAVLDLTQDHPQTLRPVLDGLPVSGEAGSTLGPEWGRFDDPHSTCAVGKVRAKTGTLSGAISLSGVTRGQDGRLKVFAFVENDASAAPAATKDALDGLAATVNGCWA from the coding sequence ATGGAGCAAAAGATCTACATGCAGAGGGAATCCGCTGCCCCGGTGCCCGCCTCCGGCGGTCGGCACCGCAAGCCCAAGCAGATGCGGGTGGCCAGCCGCCGTGCCCGCGCCGCGGTCGTCGCCACCCCCATGGCGGTGGCGATGTTCTCCGGCACGTCGGCCTTCGCGGCCGACAAGGGCACCACCGCCAGACCCGTCAACTCCGCCGCGGACAAGAGCGCGGGCTCCGGCTCCGACGGGAGGATGGCCGCGAACCTCAACACCCGGGTGAACGACCCGCGTCTGGGCACGCATCTCAGCGGCGTCGTCCTGGACGCCAGCTCCGACAAGGTGGTCTGGGGGCACGATGCCTCGACCGCTCTCATGCCCGCCTCCAACACCAAGCTGTTGACCGCCACCGCCGCCCTGTCCGTCCTGGGCCCCGACCACCGCTTCACCACCAAGGTCACCTACCGCGACGGCACGCTCACCCTCGTCGGCGGCGGCGACCGGCTCCTGACCACGGCCGATCTGACCAGGCTCGCCCAGACCTCCGCGGCCAAGCTGAAGTCCCAGGGCGTCGGCGTCGTGAAGGTCCGCGTCGACGACAGCCTCTTCCCGGAGCCGACACCGGCAAAGGGCTGGAGGGGGGACTACTACCCGGGGGAAGTCGCCCCCGTGCGGGCGCTGGTCGTCGACGGGCGCAGCGTTCTGGATACCTCGGTCGACGCCGGGAAGACCTTCGCCAAGAAGCTCGCCGCCGCCGGTGTCGTCGTCAACGGCGATGTCACCCGCGGCCGGGCCGGCGCCTCCGACGTGTCGGTGGCCCTGCACCACTCCCCGAAGCTGTCGGAGTCCGTCCGGAAGATGCTCAAGCTCAGTGACAACAACATCGCCGAGACCCTGCTCCGGATGACCGCCCTCGGCACGGGCCGGCCTGCGACCTTCGAGGGCGGCACGGCGGCCGTGCGGCAGGTGCTCAAGGGCTACGGGGTACCGCTGACCAACGTCAAGCTGTACGACGGCAGCGGTCTGTCCCGCAGTGACCGCATCCCGGCCGCGACCCTCGCCGCCGTGTTGGATCTGACGCAGGATCACCCGCAGACCCTCCGGCCCGTCCTCGACGGACTTCCCGTCTCCGGGGAGGCTGGCAGCACCCTCGGTCCGGAGTGGGGCCGCTTCGACGATCCTCATTCCACGTGTGCCGTGGGCAAGGTCAGGGCCAAGACCGGCACGCTCAGCGGCGCCATATCCCTCAGCGGCGTGACGCGGGGCCAGGACGGCCGGTTGAAGGTGTTCGCTTTCGTGGAGAACGACGCCTCCGCCGCTCCGGCCGCCACCAAGGACGCACTGGACGGCCTCGCGGCGACGGTGAACGGCTGCTGGGCCTAA
- a CDS encoding MFS transporter, producing the protein MSLLTRTKAATTTPSPAASPPPVLWLALLATPIALSANSPVLILPDMAAALNVRTATVTWIVTAFAWAMAVGTPLMANVLRRRGLRTALHTSAAAVVAGTVLVAFSPWLPLVMGGRAAQAVGGAGLVTVAMSLAGSARRMGVITAGFGVMGAVGPLLGSLIAETVSWRLSLSVSMLGLLAVPAVLRGANTTTPTTRTPFDARGALLLVLTATALVFLPRYPLAALPAALLGAVLLGLHVRAVPHGFAPLAVLRSPVFAISALLAMALSTSYFTLLFTIPQLLRDRTDWSTPAIGTGQMAALLVGSLLSWLLAAASARMNRPRVITILLTVGALAPLTTLLTPWARLLLLAASLAVFATTAGNGVLASYATQATPAPDRPTTIGLFNLAYQLGGAFGPALAALLTLGT; encoded by the coding sequence ATGTCCCTGCTCACCCGTACCAAGGCCGCTACGACGACCCCCTCCCCGGCGGCGTCCCCGCCTCCGGTCCTGTGGCTCGCACTGCTGGCCACGCCGATCGCCCTGAGCGCCAACAGCCCGGTGCTGATCCTCCCGGACATGGCGGCCGCGCTGAACGTCCGCACCGCCACGGTCACCTGGATCGTCACCGCCTTCGCCTGGGCGATGGCCGTCGGCACCCCGCTGATGGCGAACGTCCTTCGCCGCCGCGGCCTGCGCACCGCCCTGCACACCAGCGCCGCGGCCGTCGTGGCCGGCACGGTGCTGGTGGCCTTCTCCCCCTGGCTGCCGCTCGTGATGGGCGGCCGCGCAGCCCAGGCCGTGGGCGGCGCGGGGCTGGTGACCGTGGCGATGAGCCTGGCCGGCTCGGCCCGACGGATGGGCGTCATCACGGCCGGCTTCGGAGTCATGGGCGCGGTCGGTCCGCTGCTCGGCTCGCTCATCGCCGAGACCGTCTCCTGGCGTCTGTCGCTGTCCGTGTCCATGCTCGGGCTGCTGGCCGTCCCCGCGGTACTGCGCGGGGCGAACACCACGACCCCCACGACGCGAACGCCCTTCGACGCCCGTGGCGCCCTGCTGCTCGTCCTGACCGCGACGGCGCTGGTGTTCCTGCCGCGCTACCCGCTGGCGGCCCTGCCCGCCGCGCTCCTGGGAGCCGTACTCCTCGGCCTCCACGTACGCGCGGTCCCCCACGGCTTCGCGCCCCTCGCGGTGCTCCGCAGCCCGGTGTTCGCGATATCCGCCCTGCTCGCGATGGCCCTGTCGACCTCGTACTTCACCCTGCTGTTCACGATCCCCCAGCTGCTTCGCGACCGCACCGACTGGTCGACCCCGGCCATCGGCACGGGCCAGATGGCCGCCCTGCTCGTCGGCTCCCTGCTCTCCTGGCTCCTCGCGGCCGCATCCGCCCGGATGAACCGCCCCCGGGTCATCACGATCCTCCTCACCGTCGGTGCCCTGGCCCCGCTCACCACCCTCCTCACCCCCTGGGCCCGCCTGCTCCTCCTCGCCGCCTCCCTCGCGGTCTTCGCCACGACGGCCGGCAACGGAGTCCTCGCGTCCTACGCCACACAGGCCACTCCCGCCCCCGACCGCCCCACCACCATCGGCCTCTTCAACCTCGCCTACCAACTCGGCGGCGCCTTCGGACCGGCCCTCGCGGCCCTGCTGACCCTGGGGACATGA
- a CDS encoding class I SAM-dependent methyltransferase, which translates to MPHSSAASYWESVWAAGRRYRQLDDAEIALLTQHLGAGHGRPALDIGCGSGELSHHLHQYLGYRVTGIDCAPSALALAASCDRDESEPGPTWRLMDFATDDVTKLPDPAYTAVTCRLVYTFIDDKPDFLDRVRRVLAPGGTFWVLTELAGRFDDNDPRKSLGITDHDIELLTTGWSSVTTVDIDRLRCFALRP; encoded by the coding sequence GTGCCCCACTCCTCCGCCGCCAGCTACTGGGAGTCCGTGTGGGCCGCCGGGCGCCGATACCGGCAGCTCGACGATGCCGAAATCGCACTGCTCACGCAGCATCTCGGCGCTGGCCATGGCCGGCCCGCCCTCGACATCGGCTGTGGTTCCGGCGAACTGTCTCACCACCTCCACCAGTACCTCGGCTACCGCGTCACCGGCATCGACTGCGCGCCCAGCGCCCTGGCGCTCGCGGCCTCCTGCGACCGCGACGAGTCCGAGCCCGGCCCGACCTGGCGGCTCATGGACTTCGCCACGGACGATGTCACCAAGCTCCCCGACCCGGCTTACACGGCCGTCACCTGCCGGCTGGTCTACACATTCATCGACGACAAGCCGGACTTCCTTGACCGCGTCCGGCGTGTCCTGGCTCCCGGCGGGACGTTCTGGGTCCTCACCGAGCTCGCCGGACGCTTCGACGACAACGATCCCCGCAAGAGCCTGGGCATCACCGACCACGACATCGAACTGCTCACCACCGGCTGGTCCAGCGTGACCACTGTCGACATCGACCGGCTCCGCTGCTTCGCCCTGCGGCCCTGA
- a CDS encoding IS630 family transposase translates to MNTRAWIVFLDESGVSLLPQIRRTYAPRGRTPLLRHRLNWKRASMAGALGYHSTDPDRGARLCFHLKPGSYDTTALIEVLEQMKVFYRGERVVLVWDGLSAHWSRAMRAWVADQDWLTLERLPAYAPELNPVELLWSSLKKRELANLAGDHLADVADATEQGIHRINHNPQLPWSFLAHTGLTIHPPHPPNLREDQY, encoded by the coding sequence GTGAACACACGTGCCTGGATCGTGTTCCTCGACGAATCGGGCGTCTCCCTGCTGCCTCAGATCCGCCGCACCTACGCACCCCGAGGTCGCACCCCGCTGCTGCGGCACCGGTTGAACTGGAAGCGGGCGTCGATGGCCGGGGCCCTGGGATACCACTCCACCGACCCCGATCGAGGGGCCCGCCTGTGCTTCCATCTCAAGCCCGGCAGCTACGACACCACCGCCCTCATCGAGGTCCTGGAGCAGATGAAGGTGTTCTACCGCGGCGAGCGGGTGGTCCTGGTCTGGGACGGCCTGTCCGCCCACTGGAGCCGGGCGATGCGCGCCTGGGTCGCCGACCAGGACTGGCTCACGCTGGAGCGATTACCCGCCTACGCTCCCGAGCTGAACCCGGTGGAGCTGCTGTGGTCCTCACTCAAGAAACGTGAACTCGCCAACCTCGCCGGCGACCACCTCGCCGATGTCGCCGACGCCACCGAACAAGGCATCCACCGCATCAACCACAACCCACAACTGCCATGGTCCTTCCTCGCCCACACCGGCCTGACCATCCACCCACCACACCCACCGAACTTACGAGAAGATCAGTACTGA
- a CDS encoding IS630 family transposase: MNTRAWIVFLDESGVSLLPQIRRTYAPRGRTPLLRHRLNWKRASMAGALGYHSTDPDRGARLCFHLKPGSYDTTALIEVLEQMKVFYRGERVVLVWDGLSAHWSRAMRAWVADQDWLTLERLPAYAPELNPVELLWSSLKKRELANLAGDHLADVADATEQGIHRINHNPQLPWSFLAHTGLTIHPPHPPNLREDQ; this comes from the coding sequence GTGAACACACGTGCCTGGATCGTGTTCCTCGACGAATCGGGCGTCTCCCTGCTGCCTCAGATCCGCCGCACCTACGCACCCCGAGGTCGCACCCCGCTGCTGCGGCACCGGTTGAACTGGAAGCGGGCGTCGATGGCCGGGGCCCTGGGATACCACTCCACCGACCCCGATCGAGGGGCCCGCCTGTGCTTCCATCTCAAGCCCGGCAGCTACGACACCACCGCCCTCATCGAGGTCCTGGAGCAGATGAAGGTGTTCTACCGCGGCGAGCGGGTGGTCCTGGTCTGGGACGGCCTGTCCGCCCACTGGAGCCGGGCGATGCGCGCCTGGGTCGCCGACCAGGACTGGCTCACGCTGGAGCGATTACCCGCCTACGCTCCCGAGCTGAACCCGGTGGAGCTGCTGTGGTCCTCACTCAAGAAACGTGAACTCGCCAACCTCGCCGGCGACCACCTCGCCGATGTCGCCGACGCCACCGAACAAGGCATCCACCGCATCAACCACAACCCACAACTGCCATGGTCCTTCCTCGCCCACACCGGCCTGACCATCCACCCACCACACCCACCGAACTTACGAGAAGATCAGTAA
- a CDS encoding MarR family transcriptional regulator, which translates to MREEKHATTEAQRNRLMDGLRAFGANYTDFTQRFATWLGLHSTDAAALAEILYAEDQGNPLSPARLSQRVSLSSGATTALLNRLEAAGHIVRSREHTDRRIVTLRSSPEIKPRAEEFFGPYTRRMATEMSQYSRQQLEDFEDFINHLRGTMDSLLADEYHDPRPGSPTKHTRD; encoded by the coding sequence ATGAGAGAAGAGAAGCACGCAACCACGGAGGCTCAGCGCAACCGCCTTATGGACGGCCTGCGCGCCTTCGGCGCCAACTACACCGACTTCACTCAGCGATTCGCGACCTGGCTGGGGCTGCACTCCACCGACGCGGCGGCTCTCGCCGAGATCCTGTACGCGGAAGACCAGGGGAATCCCCTGTCCCCCGCCCGGCTCAGTCAGCGCGTCTCACTCTCATCAGGCGCCACGACCGCCCTACTCAACCGCCTCGAAGCGGCCGGACACATCGTGCGCAGCCGCGAACACACCGACCGCCGCATCGTGACACTCCGCAGCAGCCCCGAGATCAAACCACGGGCGGAAGAGTTCTTCGGCCCCTACACCCGACGCATGGCCACCGAAATGTCGCAATACAGCCGTCAACAACTCGAAGACTTCGAGGACTTCATCAACCACCTGCGTGGCACCATGGATTCGCTACTCGCCGACGAGTACCACGACCCCCGCCCGGGCAGCCCGACCAAGCACACCCGCGACTGA
- a CDS encoding alpha/beta hydrolase, whose amino-acid sequence MDKVFSADGTTIAFEQQGSGPVVVLVGGAFMTRDSSAELAGLLAERFTVITYDRRGRGDSGDSPAYEVRREIEDLDALIEGPGGGSAMVFGMSSGAVLALEATAFGSAVSRLALYEPPFVTDDGRPPLPADYVEHLTELVGHEAYGEAVAYFMTAAVGLPDEVVAGMRQAPFWAGMEAVARTLPYDGRIMGDTMSGRPLPVDRWASVTVPVLVGSGDAGAPHMLTGARELAAAGDNFTLRVFPGEEHAIDPKVLAPALAGFFSGEHTA is encoded by the coding sequence ATGGACAAGGTGTTCTCGGCCGACGGCACGACCATCGCCTTCGAGCAGCAGGGCTCGGGCCCTGTGGTGGTGCTCGTCGGCGGCGCGTTCATGACCCGCGACAGTTCCGCCGAACTCGCCGGTCTGCTGGCCGAGCGCTTCACGGTGATCACGTACGACCGCCGGGGCCGCGGCGACAGCGGGGACAGTCCTGCGTACGAGGTGCGGCGCGAGATCGAGGACCTCGACGCGCTGATCGAGGGCCCGGGCGGCGGATCGGCCATGGTTTTCGGCATGTCCTCGGGCGCCGTCCTCGCCCTGGAGGCCACCGCCTTCGGCAGCGCCGTATCGCGCCTCGCACTGTATGAGCCGCCGTTCGTCACCGACGACGGCCGGCCGCCGCTGCCCGCCGACTACGTGGAGCACCTGACGGAGCTCGTGGGCCACGAGGCGTACGGGGAGGCTGTCGCCTACTTCATGACGGCAGCGGTCGGCCTGCCCGACGAGGTCGTCGCCGGCATGCGGCAGGCCCCGTTCTGGGCGGGCATGGAAGCCGTCGCCCGCACCCTCCCCTACGACGGCCGGATCATGGGCGACACCATGTCCGGCCGCCCCCTGCCGGTCGACCGCTGGGCGTCCGTGACCGTGCCCGTCCTCGTCGGCAGCGGAGACGCGGGCGCGCCCCACATGCTGACCGGTGCTCGGGAACTCGCCGCGGCGGGCGACAACTTCACCCTCCGGGTGTTCCCGGGCGAGGAGCACGCCATCGACCCGAAGGTCCTGGCCCCGGCCCTCGCCGGCTTCTTCAGCGGGGAGCACACGGCATGA
- a CDS encoding serine hydrolase domain-containing protein: MKFRRLSIVAVACGLGLSAGLSPATAAVPEAAVILKAGADRGVADGYPGIIGMVRDGAQTQYVQAGVGDRGTRVPADPKAKFRIGSNSKSFTAATVLLLEADGLLSLDDTVATWLPNAVKANGHDGSKITIRQLLNQTSNLPDYTMNIDGYTVNPDWTSQQLVDGALRKRPPNAQPGEKWEYTNTNYVLAGMIIKAVTGNEPAVEMKTRIFDRLGLTDTSLPTTDNNLYGNYLRGYYLAGPFILDMTVTSVQATQTAGAIVSTLDDLATFERALVDGTLLPPAQQTELKTTVPTGTGAHYGLGLMRIDTPCGRPAWYHNGAVPGYFSFHITSDNGAKQVVEANNENHLIGGTPGQAHTQEAALNAFCAL, translated from the coding sequence ATGAAGTTCAGGCGGTTAAGCATCGTCGCCGTGGCGTGCGGTCTCGGCCTGAGCGCCGGTCTCAGCCCGGCCACGGCTGCGGTGCCGGAAGCAGCCGTGATTCTCAAAGCGGGCGCCGACAGAGGCGTCGCCGACGGCTACCCCGGCATCATCGGCATGGTCCGCGACGGCGCCCAGACCCAGTACGTTCAGGCGGGCGTGGGCGACCGCGGCACCCGGGTGCCCGCGGATCCCAAGGCGAAGTTCCGCATCGGCAGCAACAGCAAGTCCTTCACCGCCGCCACCGTCCTCCTGTTGGAGGCCGACGGCCTTCTCTCCCTCGACGACACAGTTGCCACGTGGCTGCCCAACGCCGTCAAGGCCAACGGTCACGACGGTTCGAAGATCACCATCCGGCAACTGCTCAACCAGACGTCGAATCTGCCGGACTACACGATGAACATCGACGGGTACACCGTCAACCCCGACTGGACGTCGCAACAACTGGTCGACGGCGCCCTTCGGAAGCGCCCGCCGAACGCCCAGCCGGGAGAGAAGTGGGAGTACACCAACACCAACTACGTACTGGCCGGCATGATCATCAAGGCCGTGACCGGTAACGAGCCCGCGGTTGAGATGAAGACCCGGATCTTCGACCGACTCGGCCTGACCGACACCAGCCTGCCCACCACGGACAACAATCTCTACGGCAACTACCTGCGCGGCTACTACCTGGCCGGCCCCTTCATCCTGGACATGACCGTCACCAGCGTCCAGGCCACCCAGACCGCCGGTGCCATCGTCTCCACTCTCGACGACCTGGCCACCTTCGAACGCGCCCTCGTCGACGGCACCCTGCTGCCACCCGCCCAGCAGACAGAGCTCAAGACCACCGTTCCCACCGGTACGGGGGCCCACTACGGCCTGGGCCTCATGCGCATCGACACTCCCTGCGGCCGCCCCGCCTGGTACCACAACGGCGCTGTCCCCGGATACTTCAGCTTCCACATCACCAGCGACAACGGTGCCAAGCAGGTGGTCGAAGCCAACAACGAGAACCACCTCATAGGGGGCACTCCCGGCCAAGCCCACACCCAGGAAGCCGCTCTCAACGCCTTCTGCGCCCTCTAG
- a CDS encoding acyl-CoA dehydrogenase family protein produces MTTDAKSKALIEGAAELVGLLRRNAARTEEDRRVAEENIEVLADTGLFVITVPERLGGHQASVRTLLEVTAELGRGCGSTAWTTALINVCGWMIGLYPERAQREVYGEDPGARACSVLTPGGTSRAAASGQVITGRWPFASGCLHARWALLGTPVTGADGEQTDRGVALVPMDELTVEDTWHTAGMRGTGSHTLLAEDVFVPAHRILSVTGALRGEYATEFTDETLYRAAFVPLLSSVLVGPQLGLARGGLELVMASLAQGRPMSHTFYEQAREASSTQMQVAEAAQLIDTAALHLMRAADDIDGWAASGRNMPLRDRARVRMDTATVARRSREALDILLNVHGAGSFAEANPLQRIWRDQETASRHAMTNPAVASELYGRALLDIQEQISPLI; encoded by the coding sequence ATGACGACCGACGCGAAGAGCAAGGCGCTGATCGAAGGAGCCGCCGAGCTCGTCGGGCTGCTGCGCCGCAACGCCGCCCGCACGGAGGAGGACCGGCGGGTCGCCGAGGAGAACATCGAAGTCCTCGCCGACACCGGCCTGTTCGTCATCACGGTCCCCGAACGGCTCGGCGGCCACCAGGCGAGCGTTCGTACGCTCCTGGAGGTGACCGCCGAACTCGGCCGCGGCTGCGGTTCCACCGCCTGGACCACCGCTCTGATCAATGTCTGCGGCTGGATGATCGGCCTCTACCCGGAACGCGCGCAGCGGGAGGTGTACGGGGAGGACCCCGGCGCCCGTGCCTGTTCCGTCCTGACCCCGGGCGGAACGAGCAGGGCGGCAGCCTCGGGACAGGTCATCACCGGGCGGTGGCCCTTCGCGTCCGGCTGTCTGCACGCGCGGTGGGCGCTTCTCGGTACGCCGGTCACCGGCGCGGACGGCGAGCAGACGGACCGAGGCGTGGCCTTGGTGCCGATGGACGAGCTGACGGTCGAGGACACCTGGCACACCGCCGGGATGCGCGGCACCGGCAGCCACACCCTCCTGGCCGAGGACGTGTTCGTGCCCGCCCACCGCATCCTTTCGGTGACCGGCGCGCTGCGGGGCGAGTACGCCACCGAGTTCACGGATGAGACCCTGTACCGCGCGGCGTTCGTACCCCTGCTCTCCTCGGTGCTCGTAGGCCCGCAACTGGGCCTGGCCCGCGGCGGCCTGGAGCTGGTGATGGCGTCGCTCGCGCAGGGACGCCCCATGTCACACACCTTCTACGAGCAGGCGCGCGAGGCGTCCTCCACCCAGATGCAGGTCGCCGAGGCCGCCCAGCTGATCGACACCGCCGCGCTGCACCTGATGCGCGCGGCGGACGACATCGACGGCTGGGCGGCAAGCGGCCGGAACATGCCACTGCGCGACCGGGCACGCGTGCGTATGGACACCGCCACGGTCGCCCGCCGCTCGCGGGAGGCGCTGGACATCCTGCTGAACGTCCACGGCGCCGGGAGCTTCGCCGAGGCCAACCCCTTGCAGCGCATCTGGCGCGACCAGGAGACCGCCAGCCGGCACGCCATGACCAACCCCGCCGTCGCGAGCGAGCTGTACGGCCGGGCCCTGCTCGACATCCAGGAACAGATCAGCCCGCTGATCTGA
- a CDS encoding winged helix-turn-helix domain-containing protein — translation MRRRAATGRPPKLDDAQVETVRAALERGAQAHGFEADLWTLERVGDVVERVTGVVLSRASVWRLLTGRLGWSLQRPERRAVERDESEIARWIAHEWPRIKKGP, via the coding sequence TTGCGTCGGCGTGCGGCCACCGGTCGTCCGCCCAAGCTGGACGACGCCCAGGTCGAGACCGTCCGGGCCGCGTTGGAGCGGGGTGCCCAGGCTCATGGTTTCGAGGCCGACCTGTGGACCCTGGAGCGAGTCGGTGACGTCGTGGAGCGGGTGACGGGGGTGGTGCTGTCGAGGGCGTCGGTGTGGCGGTTGCTGACCGGCCGGCTCGGATGGAGTCTGCAGCGGCCCGAGCGGCGGGCGGTGGAGAGGGACGAGTCGGAGATCGCCCGTTGGATCGCGCACGAGTGGCCGCGGATCAAAAAGGGGCCGTGA
- a CDS encoding MFS transporter, protein MAVSMGVALIVVDITIVNVILAPIIEELEIDSAEAQWIQESYAIAFAALLLLTGRLSDLHGARRIFIVGLALFGVTSLLAAVAPTGGGLILARALQGIAGAMILPASLALVNATFSGKARSQAFAVWGSTIGAAAAVGPVLGGRLADLSWRWAFGINIPLVVLIAVGVMVYLPASVRRRGRVDGLGAVLSAVGLGLLAFALIEGRTYGWLLTTEPLDIGGLSWSGGPSPVFVSCVGSAVTLWGFWRRQAVLSRGKEEPLMDVELFSIASFRNGNLVTLMVGLGEFGIIAVLPLWLQFTLGYSSFEAGLALGALAVGSLVSSGASFQMAMKVSALAQVRIGLVLETVGMVALGLIATTSGVWWLIASALCVYGIGVGFATAQVTNIVLAEVPPERAGQASGIQSAARELGSALGIAFLTTLFFSTLASDLREDLTEDGVPAQAAERISGAVTESAGSAIPSLADDPKTAKVAEVAREAMTGGLVISSYLCAALLALALLATLFVAPRNAGDSVSVHREPSKERQPSSH, encoded by the coding sequence ATGGCTGTGTCCATGGGTGTGGCCTTGATCGTCGTGGACATCACCATTGTCAACGTGATCCTCGCGCCGATCATCGAGGAGTTGGAGATCGACTCGGCCGAGGCTCAGTGGATTCAGGAGTCCTACGCCATCGCGTTCGCCGCGCTTCTCCTGCTCACCGGGCGCCTGTCCGATCTGCACGGCGCCCGAAGGATCTTCATCGTCGGCCTGGCCCTGTTCGGCGTGACGAGCTTGCTGGCCGCGGTCGCCCCGACCGGAGGGGGGCTCATCCTGGCTCGCGCCCTGCAGGGCATCGCCGGAGCCATGATCCTTCCGGCGTCGCTGGCCTTGGTGAACGCGACCTTCTCGGGCAAGGCGCGAAGTCAGGCGTTTGCCGTCTGGGGGTCGACCATCGGCGCCGCCGCGGCCGTCGGCCCTGTGCTGGGTGGCCGGCTCGCGGACCTCTCCTGGCGCTGGGCCTTCGGCATCAACATCCCCTTGGTGGTGCTCATCGCGGTAGGCGTCATGGTCTACCTGCCCGCCTCGGTCCGTAGGCGGGGGCGGGTGGACGGTCTCGGCGCCGTCCTGTCGGCGGTCGGACTCGGACTGCTGGCGTTCGCGCTGATCGAGGGCCGCACCTATGGCTGGCTCCTCACCACCGAGCCGCTGGACATCGGCGGACTGTCGTGGAGCGGAGGCCCATCCCCTGTCTTCGTCTCATGTGTCGGGTCGGCCGTCACCCTGTGGGGGTTCTGGCGTCGGCAGGCGGTGCTCAGTCGCGGCAAGGAGGAGCCGTTGATGGACGTGGAGTTGTTCTCCATCGCCTCGTTCCGCAACGGCAACCTCGTCACGTTGATGGTCGGTCTCGGCGAGTTCGGCATCATCGCCGTGTTGCCGCTCTGGCTGCAGTTCACCCTGGGCTACAGCTCGTTCGAGGCGGGCCTCGCGCTGGGTGCGCTCGCGGTGGGCAGCCTCGTGTCGAGCGGCGCGAGTTTCCAGATGGCCATGAAGGTTTCGGCTCTTGCGCAGGTGCGCATCGGCCTGGTGCTGGAAACCGTTGGCATGGTAGCGCTGGGGCTGATCGCGACAACCAGCGGTGTGTGGTGGCTGATCGCGAGCGCATTGTGTGTCTATGGCATCGGGGTGGGGTTCGCCACCGCCCAGGTCACCAACATCGTTTTGGCGGAGGTGCCGCCCGAGCGAGCCGGACAAGCCTCGGGTATCCAGAGCGCGGCACGTGAACTGGGGTCCGCGCTCGGCATCGCGTTCCTCACCACGTTGTTCTTCAGCACGCTCGCCTCCGACCTACGGGAGGACCTTACCGAGGACGGTGTCCCCGCACAGGCTGCCGAGCGCATCAGTGGGGCCGTGACGGAGAGCGCCGGCTCGGCGATTCCTTCTCTCGCGGACGATCCGAAGACCGCGAAGGTCGCGGAAGTCGCCCGTGAGGCGATGACGGGTGGGCTCGTGATCTCCAGTTACCTGTGCGCGGCGCTGTTGGCGCTCGCGCTGCTGGCCACGCTGTTCGTGGCTCCCCGCAACGCCGGCGACTCCGTCAGCGTGCACCGCGAGCCTTCGAAGGAGCGGCAGCCGAGTTCGCACTGA